Below is a window of Anabas testudineus chromosome 10, fAnaTes1.2, whole genome shotgun sequence DNA.
caagagagacggcgacgacgactTCTGggtcgacccgcctggagacaggagaggctggggagacaaaacagacaggagagacggcgacgacgacctccgcgtcgacccgcctggagacaggagagacggcgacgacgacctccgcgtcgacccgcctggagacaggagagacggcgacgacgacctccgcgtcgacccgcctggagacaggagagacggcgacgacgacctccgcgtcgacccgcctggagacaggacTGGAGTTGTTGTGGtgaccagagcagcggtgattGCAGCAACCAGGGTAGCGGCGATCGTGGTGACAGCAACAGGATCAAGAACAGGAGCCGAAGCTGAGGCAGTTGCGATAGCAGGAGCggctgcggtgacaggaactgtgacgactggaactgtgactggagcagctgcggcgactggaactgtgactggagcgGCTGCGgtgactggaactgtgactggagcagctgcggcgactggaactgtgactggagcagctgcggcgactggaactgtgactggagcagctgcggcgactggaactgtgactggagcagctgcggcgactggaactgtgactggagcagctgcggcgactggaactgtgactggagcagctgcgaccactggaactgtgactggagcagctgcggcgactggaactgtgactggagcagctgcggcgactggaactgtgactggagcagctgcgaccactggaactgtgactggagcagctgcgaccactggaactgtgactggagcagctgcgaccactggaactgtgactggagcagctgcgaccactggaactgtgactggagcagctgcgaccactggaactgtgactggaacAGCTGCGAccactggaactgtgactggaacAGGAACTAGGtccgtgactgagactggagcaggacctggggccgtgactgagactggagcaggaactggggccgtgactgagactggagcgGCCGTGGCATTCCGACGCCTCTGGCGGAACCGCCGCAGGTATCTGGATTGCAGGTAACTGATTGGTTTGGGGGCCATAACCAGACGTGTACCCCAGAAAGGTGAGTCCCGATAATCCTCTGGGTGTGCATAGTTCTCCTGCAGTGCTTCAGGGAAAAGCCCGTAATGATCAAGACAGGGAGGGAGGTTTGTGTGGCCGTAAAAAGGATCATAAGGATCCATGGCCGCGGTCTGGTCAGATcgttctgtcacagttttaaggagagggacgaggcaggaatgaacttaacaggatttattagcaaaagtaccaaaacaagggaaactaagggggtgtcaacagacactacaaaaataggcaaaaacacgaggacaaagtaacaacagaaaactacccagatggcggagaacaaagtaacaaaacaggaaccaaagtacaaaaccaaaaaccactgctcgatggcaggaaaacactcacgggaacAGTTAACaatgtccagagttcagaggggggaacatagtccagggaatccagaggggaaagcacaaaatccagagtccagggggggaagcagacagggctgaggaggagtgagcaggagcaggcaaggttgggcaacagtcagggaaagcaacaggcaggaacacaggcaaggaaccacaggctggagacaggttggggaAAACGACGCTGGAACCAAGAGGGGGgaatgacgacgatctgacaggggaggaaagtctgaggagagcttatgtagtgtgaggggaacacaggtgagtccaatatgccgctgattggcaagagcagagggagagaactggctggtgggcggagtccagagggagagtgaggtggagcagtgagggaaatcctcagcttggcctgatgccaggccgaaaccatgacatGATCAGTGACTGTGGAAGTTTCACACTGGACCTCTACTTCTGTGCCTCTCCACTCTCCCTCCAGACTCTGGGACCTTCAGTCCACTCCTTGTGAATTTCCCCCAAATTACTGAATGGGCTTCGCTTCACATTCCTCTCAGGGCCACagttgaaatactgtatattactctGTAGTagaaataaaccaaaaacaaactttttgaTGACATTTATTAAGATGCAGTAAGTGTGGTACAAACTGTTTATCACAGATGTCAACCTCCTGCTTTCCATACACAAAAATAGGTTCATAGTTAGACAGAATATTGGAAGGGGGAAGGGGGGTCATAGGTAAAAACAATCACGCTGATTAGATCTAAAGACAATGGGAATAAGTGAATGATCTGACAGGACTGAAAGTTCAGGTGGGGATCAGGAAAttttctgcatttacattttgaataaatagcaattatattattacataaataatatttttatccAAAGAAACTTAAAAGTATCTATGAAGTCATAAGTGTTCAAATTTTTCCTTTGGCCGGGACGACAGAGAGCAAAGCTGAACGTCTCCACTGACAACAGAGACTGTACATGAGGACAGGTCTGATGGTCTGGTCTCTGATGCCATAGATCAGAGCGCTCAGACATCTTGGGAAGAtgataataaacacataaaagacTATTTGAATGCGAACTATTACTATCCTGTCTAGGACCTTTGAGATAGCTATGAGCAGTGGGTTGTGTATAGTGGAGGAGAGACTGAGACCCAGCTGcaccacatgcagcagcagagtgttACGAGCCTTACGAGCTGAATCTTTGTTTGCAGAGACTGACCTGGCTGCTACCACCACAGCAATATATGAGAAAGTCACTGTGACACCAGCCGAAAGAAACACTAAGTAGGTAAAAACTTTGTCATAAACATCAGACAATGGGTGAAGTAACATGCTTTGTCTGTCACAAGAGTTGGTCATCTGCAGACTCTGCAGGTCtctaaaagaaaactgtaacagcaaaacaacatgaGCCAGGACATGTAGTGAACTGAAAGCCCAAACCACAGTGATCgtcatctctgtgtttctgatggTGATGATGCTAGTGTGTCTCAGTGGGTAACACACAGCCACATATCTCTCCAGACACATCATCACCAGTGTGAGAGGTGAAATGTTATTTGTGAGACTGGAAATCATGGTGAGAACTCCACACACAGGATAGGTCAACCTGATTCTACATGCAGCCAGTATGTACAGTAATTGACTCTGTGCTAGCAGTACAGTGTCTGCTAAGAGGAGGTTATAGAGAAGAATGTAACGGGAGGTCTCTCGAAACACGGGTTTACTCCTCAAGACGAACAGCATGGTGCCGTTAatgaagagacacacacaggatggCAGCGCagacagcattaaaaaaaacactgattccAGTAACTCCTGATACTGCACCACAACAGTGGTGTTAGATTGAACTGCATATGACATCGTAGGGAATAATTCTGACAAATCTCTGACTGTGTACAcattaaaaagtgatttttcttCACTATGTATTATAGTACATATATTATATTCTGTAAAGACACTACATCGTCTGGACTAGAGACGCTGAGTTcacatgaaaaaacattaataCTTTGCAGACAGCAGGTTACAGGCTGTGTTACTGTTGGTAGAGCTTGTCTACAAGGTTTACCAACTTTCACTCAGTATATGAGTTTTGTCCTCACGCCCACTTCACGTGACATCACTTGTAAGGATTAACATGTTAGCACATGGTGATGTAATACTGTCATACTGTTCTCTGCTCCATACGATCATATCATGTATCAGTActctttttaattattcaattcaattcagttttatttgtatagcgtcaATTCACAAAAGAAGTTACTagttaaggtttaagaccttacagagaatatttattcaaaaaatgatagaaaacccaacaatcccatttgagcagctttaggcaacagtggagaggaaaaactccctttagaggaagaaacctcttTCAGTAAGGGGTTTCAGTcagacaaaataagtctatttgatggtcaattatcaaatcattcactaacagggatttagacgagagagatctgatatttaacagtccacatttgattgttgtgttgttattttgttctgagagaggagtcgtctttattttacatttacatttagtcattaatcagacgcttttatccaaagcgacttacaagtgagtaacaaggcaagcaaacaaaatctaagtcaagaagaaacaacatcaaagcaaagtgctgttaaagaagtgtttctgtttcaagagatgtgagaacggAAGAGtagagttttttttgtttgttttttttttaagtgcaaaggaagatgatgaagagttctgtgttcatcagtgttttaaatattaaagtgaggtggctgagcgtgcagagttctgcagctcattccaccatcgtgggatcactgagctgaacagttttccttggtgtcgactttgtggtgctggtaccaccagacgacgttcactggttgagcgcagtggacgggaggggatgtagacctgaattatatttttattaggtttttatgaatcactcctcttgtgttagttttagatataaataatttaggtactcggggagcagacactgtctctatagggttatagtagtttttggggggtgacggctgtgaggaagctgcagagaggtgtgtaagactgcgtctctgcgtcctgggctccactctgacatgtcagggtttaggtcgtctaataaactctgtcatatttctagagagtcgagacgcaccatctaaagtgggatggatgccgtctcttctaatcagcccaggtttagtctatgtagcccacgttgttagcgggacaccacttagacagccagaGGTtaaatgacgtcatgcggctaaacatgtcgtcactggtcagattgggaaggggcccagagaaaactacggagtccgacatcgttttggcaaagttacacaccgattcaacattaattttaattaattaattaattaactcctgtgtgaattattatcttactatatttccgtttatccttacacaggagttttaaataggattagacgtcgcccgctctggccccaggaatacacttgactatggccgctggagtctctaacttcacgtttctgactatggagctgccaataaccagagtgggtttctcagcaagtgtgttgctgagtggggaaaatctgttagaaacgtgaacctggtcgtggtgaaccttgggcgagtgtctagggttatgcttcctacgaaccgtcacccagccggcctgacttcccggctgctcgggaactgccgggggacagctaacaggagctatgctaacaggagctaggctaacaggagctaggctagctggctccacaccggctaccgggacctggctagctggcttgttttccacggtgcggagccgagtctccaaatcagtcagcctcgcctccaaagctgcaaataaactgcatttattacaaattcccttctcactaaaggaggcagaggaaaaactaaacatatgacacactgagcaagagagagcaggagaagaagaagagggagaagaagaagaagagggagaagcagccatggctaacagagttaagctagcagacctcacaacacaagaaaacaagagtattGAGTAATATGAATGGTCCATTTTTCTTCATCATTTGTCTTCATCCACAAACGTTGCTCAGGTAGTGGTAGCTCATCCAAAATGGCACATCAAAGCACACTGTGGCAAGaatgtttgctgtgtctcccaacATCCTCCAGCATCACGGGGTCAGTGATGATCTGGGGAGCCATTTCCTTGGAAGGGCTGCACAGATCTCTATGTGTTAGCCAGAGGTGCCCCAACAGCCGTTAAGTAACAGCCTGACTTTCTCAGCCCACATGCTAGTGCAGTGAGCCCTGGCTTCCTTCTGATGCATGACAGTGCTAGGCCTCATGTGGCTGGAGTGCATCAGCAGTTCCTGGATTAGGAAGACATTGATGCTACAGACTGGCCAGCCCGTTCCATAGACCTGAATCCAGTCGAGCAGCTCTGGGAGATCAAGTCTCGTTCCATCCACGTcgcaccacagactgtccaaGAGTTGACTGATGCCCTGATCCAGGTCTCGGAGGAGCTCCCTCAGGAGAACATCAGTCATCTCATCAGGAGCAAAGCCCAGTCGTTGTAGGGAGTGCACACAGGCACGTGGAGGCCTCACACACTACTGAGCCACAATTTGAGTTTAATTTTCGAACAAGTTAGATCAGACTTTTCCGCTTTTATTTTGAGTATGATTCTAAGTCCAGACCTCCATTGGACACTGATTTAGATTACGCAGGCAGAAGTTCAGAAACATGAGTACAACAGGATCATGACATGAGAGGTGATGACAGTCTGGTTTGCTTTCATCAATGTTTCTTCTGCCTTTAGCTTTAAAGCTTTAATCTTGATTACACAGCTTGTGTTTCAGCATCAAAACACTAACACAACATGCATTTACTgcagtaataaaacaaactaagaaAGGCAAAATGAAGTGTGACTTATTTTTCATATTATAGTTACTATTAACATATCAAAAACTGAATCTAatctacttttactttactaatCATGATCAAAActatttcattttcttaaatattaggaagtatttatatttaattaaatcttaaTATTCAAATTTTTACTGCTTTAAATGCTATATATACTCTTGTTATACAATAGTAATTTGGTTGTACAAAAAGTATTCCACACCACTGGGATGATTTAATGTTGTACCACCTTTTCACAGGTGTTGTAATAACCTTTAATTACACAAATGATAGGTCATCAGCTTCAAGTACAGCAtaagaaaatatgttaaaaaggTGGATGTTTGagttaaactgtatttaagaggagacaagaagaaaaatgcCAGGATATTCTTCCAGAACTCCCGTCAGCTTTGATGACATCAGCCAACCTTAAAGATTGTTATAAGAATATAGAAATACATCCTTATTATTGCTGTAGCAACAAAACGTATGTAGCCACGTGCATTGTGTGAGAtggtgtgtaaatgtaaatatatcagTGGTACATGTTGAGCACGACTGAACATCTCCACTGGCAGCAGAGATTTTGCATGAGGACGGGTCTGATGGTTTGATCCTTCAGACCATAGATGAGAGCACTCAGACACCTTGGAAGGATGCTGAGGAACACGAAAAGCACACCGTAAACCCGTGTAAGGGCTAATCTTCCCACTGTTCTACCAAAGGCTGCAATGATgttggaaaagaaagaggaggtcAGGATCAGACTCAGCTGAATCAGGTGAAGCAGAAGTGTTTGAAGGGCCTTTCTGGCTGAGGCTTTTCCTGTTGCGGCAGACCTGGCAACAAGTGCTACACCAACGTAGGAGGTAATGATTATTACACCTGTTGATAGGAAGACGGTGCTGGAACACGTTTGTTCTAAATCATTAAAGACTGAGGCAACAATAACAGCTTCCTTAGAGCAGAAGTCACTCATATAGACACTTATATAGGTTTGTGTG
It encodes the following:
- the LOC113160982 gene encoding odorant receptor 131-2-like encodes the protein MSYAVQSNTTVVVQYQELLESVFFLMLSALPSCVCLFINGTMLFVLRSKPVFRETSRYILLYNLLLADTVLLAQSQLLYILAACRIRLTYPVCGVLTMISSLTNNISPLTLVMMCLERYVAVCYPLRHTSIITIRNTEMTITVVWAFSSLHVLAHVVLLLQFSFRDLQSLQMTNSCDRQSMLLHPLSDVYDKVFTYLVFLSAGVTVTFSYIAVVVAARSVSANKDSARKARNTLLLHVVQLGLSLSSTIHNPLLIAISKVLDRIVIVRIQIVFYVFIIIFPRCLSALIYGIRDQTIRPVLMYSLCCQWRRSALLSVVPAKGKI